A genome region from Arthrobacter agilis includes the following:
- a CDS encoding glycosyltransferase, which produces MRISMVSEHASPLAALGGVDAGGQNVHVAELSLALARRGHDVTVYTRRDDAALPDRVRTHPRLEVVHVTAGPVRSVPKDMLLPYMSELAEGIVEDWGEQAPDIVHGHFWMSGIAALDAARQSRSAGRPVQVVQTFHALGTVKRRHQGSEDTSPSERLMLEAMVGRSADRIVATCSDEVFELKAMGVPGSHVSIAPCGVDLELFSPQGPVEARGRAHRIVSVGRLVPRKGMDLVIRALAELATTGRDDVELVIVGGAGNSASLEEDPEAQRLTALAAELGVGDRVVLRGQVSRAEMPAVLRSADAVVCAPWYEPFGIVPLEAMACGVPVIAAAVGGLVDTVVHGKTGLHVPPQDPAAIAAAIAEVVSDPDWAGELGGNGYRRVKARYSWSRIAADTEKAYQTALNAAAPAQPATARRSAARRLESTGGRAL; this is translated from the coding sequence GTGAGGATATCGATGGTCTCCGAGCACGCCAGCCCGCTCGCGGCACTGGGGGGCGTCGATGCCGGCGGACAGAACGTCCACGTGGCGGAACTGTCTCTCGCGCTCGCCCGCCGCGGACACGACGTCACGGTGTACACCCGCCGCGACGACGCCGCACTGCCCGACCGGGTGCGGACGCACCCCCGGCTGGAGGTCGTGCACGTCACGGCGGGCCCGGTCCGCAGCGTCCCGAAGGACATGCTGCTGCCCTACATGAGCGAGCTCGCCGAGGGCATCGTCGAGGACTGGGGCGAGCAGGCACCGGACATCGTCCACGGGCACTTCTGGATGTCCGGCATCGCAGCACTCGACGCCGCCCGCCAGTCGCGCAGCGCCGGCCGCCCCGTGCAGGTCGTCCAGACCTTCCACGCGCTCGGGACGGTCAAGCGCCGCCACCAGGGCTCGGAGGACACCAGCCCGTCCGAGCGGCTCATGCTCGAGGCGATGGTGGGCCGCAGCGCCGACCGCATCGTCGCCACCTGCTCCGACGAGGTGTTCGAGCTCAAGGCCATGGGCGTGCCGGGCAGCCACGTGTCCATCGCCCCCTGCGGCGTCGACCTCGAGCTGTTCAGCCCGCAGGGACCCGTCGAGGCGCGCGGCCGCGCCCACCGCATCGTCAGCGTGGGGCGGCTCGTGCCACGCAAGGGCATGGATCTCGTCATCCGGGCCCTGGCGGAGCTCGCCACCACGGGACGCGACGACGTCGAACTCGTCATCGTGGGCGGCGCCGGCAACTCGGCCAGCCTCGAGGAGGATCCCGAGGCGCAGCGGCTCACCGCCCTGGCCGCCGAACTCGGTGTCGGCGACCGCGTGGTCCTGCGGGGCCAGGTCTCCCGCGCGGAGATGCCGGCGGTCCTCAGGAGCGCCGACGCCGTGGTCTGCGCGCCCTGGTACGAACCGTTCGGCATCGTGCCGCTCGAGGCGATGGCGTGCGGCGTCCCCGTGATCGCCGCCGCCGTCGGGGGACTCGTCGACACCGTGGTGCACGGCAAGACCGGCCTCCACGTCCCGCCGCAGGACCCCGCGGCCATCGCGGCGGCCATCGCCGAGGTGGTGTCGGATCCCGACTGGGCCGGCGAGCTCGGCGGCAACGGCTACCGCCGTGTGAAGGCCCGCTACTCGTGGAGCCGGATCGCGGCCGACACGGAGAAGGCGTACCAGACGGCCCTGAATGCGGCAGCGCCCGCACAGCCGGCCACAGCGCGGCGGAGCGCCGCGCGTCGACTCGAGAGCACGGGAGGCAGGGCACTGTGA
- a CDS encoding glycosyltransferase family 9 protein: protein MRRRVLVARLDSAGDVLLAGPAVRAVAAGDHGDSPNDVVMLCGPQGAAAARLLPGVVDVVTWSAPWIVDPAPEPTPELVRELHDAVAGLGVDEAVLLTSFHQSPLPLALLLRLAGIRRIAGASVDYAGSLLDVRLKPGEDFPEDQPEAERALGIAEAAGYALPPGDDGRLQVTGLTDASDLVGKGPYVVVHPGASVPARAWPPLHHAAAVELLTAAGFRVVVTGGPGETDLTSTVAGPEALDLGGRTDLAALGSVLAGASVVITGNTGPAHLAAAVGTPVVCLFSPVVPAIRWAPYRVPVELLGDQNAACALSRARICPVQGHPCLSTVSPEDVVDAVLRLSSGVSSLGSRRSIGRTDGRRTTRGNR, encoded by the coding sequence GTGAGGCGGCGTGTCCTCGTCGCCCGCCTCGACAGCGCCGGAGACGTCCTGCTCGCGGGTCCGGCCGTCCGCGCCGTCGCGGCCGGCGACCACGGCGATTCGCCGAACGACGTCGTCATGCTGTGCGGCCCGCAGGGTGCGGCCGCGGCCCGCCTCCTCCCGGGGGTCGTCGACGTCGTCACGTGGTCCGCGCCCTGGATCGTGGACCCCGCCCCCGAGCCCACACCGGAGCTCGTCCGCGAGCTGCACGACGCCGTCGCGGGCCTCGGCGTCGACGAGGCGGTCCTGCTGACCTCGTTCCACCAGTCACCCCTGCCGCTGGCCCTGCTCCTCCGGCTCGCCGGCATCCGCCGGATCGCGGGCGCCTCCGTGGACTACGCGGGATCCCTCCTCGACGTCCGGCTCAAGCCCGGCGAGGACTTCCCCGAGGACCAGCCCGAGGCGGAACGCGCGCTCGGCATCGCGGAGGCCGCGGGCTACGCCCTGCCGCCCGGCGACGACGGCCGCCTCCAGGTCACGGGACTCACCGACGCCTCGGACCTGGTGGGCAAGGGCCCCTACGTCGTCGTCCACCCCGGCGCGTCCGTGCCGGCACGGGCCTGGCCGCCGCTCCACCACGCGGCCGCCGTCGAGCTCCTCACCGCGGCCGGCTTCCGCGTGGTGGTCACGGGCGGGCCGGGCGAGACCGACCTGACCTCCACCGTCGCCGGACCGGAGGCGCTGGACCTCGGCGGGCGCACCGACCTCGCCGCCCTGGGCTCCGTCCTCGCGGGCGCCTCGGTGGTGATCACGGGCAACACCGGCCCGGCACATCTCGCGGCCGCCGTGGGCACGCCCGTGGTCTGCCTGTTCTCGCCCGTGGTGCCGGCGATCCGCTGGGCACCGTATCGCGTCCCCGTCGAGCTGCTCGGCGACCAGAACGCCGCCTGCGCGCTCAGCAGGGCCCGGATCTGCCCCGTGCAGGGTCACCCGTGCCTGTCCACCGTCTCCCCGGAGGACGTCGTCGACGCCGTCCTCCGCCTCAGCTCCGGAGTATCGTCACTCGGCTCACGCCGCAGCATCGGCCGCACCGACGGCCGCAGAACAACGAGGGGAAACCGATGA
- a CDS encoding D-glycero-alpha-D-manno-heptose-1,7-bisphosphate 7-phosphatase, translated as MHTSAGLPRTAPQAVLFDRDGTIVVDVPYNGDPSLVRPMPGAREVLDGLRSRGIPVGVVTNQSGIARGYVTREQVDAVNARVEDLLGPFAVWEVCPHGADDGCRCRKPGPGMVLSASERLGLDPAEVAVIGDIGADMGAAAAAGARGVLVPTDITLDEEIRDAPAVARDLAEAVESLWAGTP; from the coding sequence ATGCATACTTCGGCCGGACTCCCGCGGACAGCCCCCCAGGCGGTCCTGTTCGACCGCGACGGGACCATCGTCGTGGACGTCCCGTACAACGGCGACCCCTCGCTGGTGCGGCCCATGCCGGGCGCCCGCGAGGTCCTCGACGGGCTGCGCTCGCGCGGCATCCCGGTGGGCGTGGTCACCAACCAGTCGGGCATCGCACGGGGCTACGTCACACGCGAACAGGTCGATGCCGTCAACGCCCGGGTCGAGGACCTGCTCGGTCCGTTCGCGGTGTGGGAGGTCTGCCCCCACGGCGCGGACGACGGCTGCCGGTGCCGCAAGCCCGGCCCCGGGATGGTCCTCTCCGCCAGCGAGCGGCTCGGCCTCGACCCGGCGGAGGTCGCCGTGATCGGGGACATCGGAGCGGACATGGGCGCCGCCGCGGCCGCCGGGGCCCGCGGCGTGCTGGTGCCGACCGACATCACCCTGGACGAGGAGATCCGGGATGCCCCGGCCGTCGCCCGGGACCTCGCCGAGGCCGTCGAGTCCCTCTGGGCGGGCACCCCGTGA
- a CDS encoding glycosyltransferase family 9 protein, producing the protein MTSEGTTATGIRPASAPVQIPASTPAPDGRPEILALRALKLGDLLVAVPALKGLRRAFPEHRILYAAQEWLRPIVGLTEAIDDLLPTHGLDDPLPIEHGRIDLAVNLHGSGGESRGRLEEIGAKRRMGHRSPGWDGPEWRDGILERERWASLVSWHGVPADPLDCRLRVPDGGSPAPDAVVVHVGAAYGSRLWPVERFATVAHTLAAAGHQVLFTGSAKERPRALAVADAAGLPAETVAAGHLPLDRFAALIAGASLVISADTGAAHLASAYARPSVVLFGPAPASEWGPPPGPHTVLTDESLRLGETFSPTPDPALMAVTVEQVLAAAADHGIS; encoded by the coding sequence ATGACTTCCGAGGGCACCACCGCCACGGGCATCCGGCCCGCCTCCGCTCCCGTCCAGATCCCGGCCTCGACGCCCGCCCCGGACGGACGCCCCGAGATCCTGGCCCTGCGCGCGCTGAAGCTCGGGGACCTCCTCGTGGCGGTGCCCGCCCTCAAAGGGCTGCGCCGTGCGTTCCCCGAGCACCGCATCCTCTACGCGGCGCAGGAATGGCTGCGGCCCATCGTCGGCCTCACCGAGGCCATCGACGACCTGCTGCCCACGCACGGACTGGATGATCCCCTGCCCATCGAGCACGGGCGGATCGACCTGGCCGTGAACCTGCACGGCAGCGGGGGCGAGAGCAGGGGCCGCCTCGAGGAGATCGGCGCCAAGCGGCGCATGGGCCACCGCTCCCCCGGCTGGGACGGGCCCGAATGGCGCGACGGCATCCTCGAACGGGAGCGCTGGGCGTCGCTCGTCTCCTGGCACGGCGTCCCGGCGGACCCGCTCGACTGCCGCCTGCGGGTGCCGGACGGCGGGAGCCCGGCACCTGACGCCGTGGTCGTCCATGTGGGGGCGGCGTACGGCAGCCGCCTCTGGCCGGTGGAGCGGTTCGCGACGGTGGCACACACCCTGGCTGCCGCCGGGCACCAGGTGCTGTTCACCGGTAGCGCGAAGGAACGGCCCCGGGCGCTCGCCGTCGCCGACGCCGCCGGCCTGCCGGCGGAGACCGTGGCGGCCGGGCACCTTCCGCTGGACCGGTTCGCCGCCCTGATCGCCGGCGCCTCCCTCGTCATCTCCGCCGACACCGGGGCCGCGCACCTGGCGTCGGCGTACGCCCGGCCGTCCGTGGTGCTGTTCGGACCGGCCCCCGCGTCCGAGTGGGGACCGCCACCCGGGCCGCACACCGTGCTGACCGACGAATCGCTGCGCCTGGGTGAGACGTTCTCACCGACGCCGGATCCCGCGCTGATGGCGGTGACCGTGGAGCAGGTGTTGGCGGCGGCGGCCGACCACGGCATCTCCTAG
- a CDS encoding sigma-70 family RNA polymerase sigma factor, whose translation MSVQRLTENSMPGTADPDSAAEPPAVRAVTPACPGEGTQAPGEDTEADAPETDGAYPERPLKAALQDDIALRHMDIAESVARSFAFSGPEASDIRQVAYLGLIKAVQRFNPGRGIPFASFAVPTITGEIKRYLRDSCWVVRPPRAVQDLRTEIARTAPAMAQRLGREATARELGLELGWPENKILEAQASHSSLRPDSLDAPTEGRTWADTLASDSNGMERSDDMISLRGAVNELDAGEKELLYRRYFMEQTQQGIGDELGMSQMQVSRTLARILVKLQKRLLDAPAAQGQRPARTGIA comes from the coding sequence GTGAGTGTCCAACGCCTGACGGAGAACAGCATGCCCGGTACCGCCGACCCCGATTCCGCCGCGGAGCCCCCTGCCGTCCGCGCGGTCACCCCCGCCTGTCCCGGCGAGGGCACGCAGGCTCCCGGCGAGGACACGGAGGCCGACGCCCCGGAAACGGACGGCGCGTACCCCGAGCGTCCCCTCAAGGCGGCCCTGCAGGATGACATCGCCCTGCGGCACATGGACATCGCCGAATCGGTGGCCCGCTCGTTCGCGTTCTCGGGGCCCGAGGCCTCGGACATCCGGCAGGTCGCCTATCTCGGACTCATCAAGGCGGTGCAGCGCTTCAACCCGGGCCGGGGCATCCCGTTCGCCTCGTTCGCGGTACCCACCATCACCGGGGAGATCAAGCGCTATCTGCGGGACTCGTGCTGGGTGGTCCGACCGCCACGCGCCGTGCAGGATCTGCGCACGGAGATCGCCCGCACCGCTCCCGCGATGGCTCAGCGGCTCGGGCGCGAGGCCACGGCACGGGAGCTGGGGCTGGAGCTCGGCTGGCCGGAGAACAAGATCCTCGAAGCACAGGCCTCCCACTCGAGCCTGCGTCCCGACTCCCTCGACGCACCGACCGAGGGACGCACCTGGGCCGACACGCTGGCGAGCGATTCCAACGGGATGGAGCGCAGCGATGACATGATCTCGCTCCGCGGCGCCGTCAACGAACTCGACGCCGGTGAGAAGGAGCTGCTCTACCGCCGCTACTTCATGGAGCAGACCCAGCAGGGGATCGGGGACGAGCTCGGGATGTCGCAGATGCAGGTCTCCCGGACCCTCGCGCGCATCCTGGTCAAACTGCAGAAACGGCTCCTCGACGCCCCCGCCGCGCAGGGTCAGCGTCCCGCGCGCACCGGCATCGCCTGA
- a CDS encoding MarR family winged helix-turn-helix transcriptional regulator has protein sequence MPDLEQWPTGRLLTTAARLVEHAWNERLVDIGVTHAGVIALGVLADQGAMTQASLAQIVRVQAQTMGKTLSRLETRGHVTRVRNDLDRRSHTVSISPAGRRVLDAAEDIERTLVAGGGLVSDELRGHLQRVIRELGAPRWNWTAGSAGAKDGVALEGPGAAGPAATLSS, from the coding sequence ATGCCCGATCTGGAGCAATGGCCCACCGGACGACTGCTGACGACGGCGGCGCGTCTTGTCGAGCATGCCTGGAACGAGCGGCTCGTCGACATTGGCGTGACGCATGCAGGCGTGATCGCCCTCGGCGTCCTCGCGGATCAGGGTGCCATGACGCAGGCGAGCCTCGCCCAGATCGTCAGGGTCCAGGCGCAGACGATGGGGAAGACCCTCTCGCGGCTCGAGACGCGCGGCCATGTGACGCGCGTCCGGAACGACCTGGACCGGCGCTCGCACACCGTGTCCATCTCGCCGGCGGGACGCAGGGTCCTCGACGCCGCGGAGGACATCGAGCGCACCCTCGTGGCCGGTGGGGGGCTCGTGTCCGACGAGCTGCGCGGGCACCTGCAGAGAGTCATCCGGGAGCTGGGTGCGCCCCGGTGGAACTGGACGGCGGGCAGCGCCGGCGCGAAGGACGGGGTGGCCCTCGAAGGCCCCGGTGCCGCGGGCCCCGCAGCGACCCTGTCGAGCTGA
- the bcp gene encoding thioredoxin-dependent thiol peroxidase, whose amino-acid sequence MTQRLATGDSAPDFTLLDAEGNKVSLSSLRGGNVVVYFYPAAATPGCTTEACDFRDNLASLGAAGYRVLGISPDPVRKLAAFSEQESLTFPLLSDEDHAVAEAYGAWGEKKNYGKTYEGLIRSTVVVDAEGRVALAQYNVRATGHVAKLRRDLGIDR is encoded by the coding sequence ATGACGCAACGACTCGCTACCGGTGATAGTGCCCCCGACTTTACGCTCTTGGATGCCGAAGGCAACAAGGTCTCGCTCTCGTCGCTCAGGGGCGGAAATGTCGTCGTGTACTTCTATCCGGCGGCCGCCACCCCCGGGTGCACCACCGAGGCCTGCGACTTCCGGGACAATCTCGCCTCGCTCGGCGCCGCGGGGTACCGCGTGCTGGGCATCTCGCCCGACCCGGTCCGGAAGCTGGCAGCGTTCTCCGAGCAGGAGTCCCTGACCTTCCCCCTGCTGTCCGACGAGGACCACGCCGTCGCGGAGGCCTACGGAGCCTGGGGTGAGAAGAAGAACTACGGCAAGACGTACGAGGGCCTCATCCGGTCCACGGTCGTCGTCGACGCCGAGGGCAGGGTCGCCCTCGCGCAGTACAACGTCCGCGCGACCGGCCATGTCGCGAAGCTGCGGCGCGACCTCGGCATCGACCGGTAG